The Papaver somniferum cultivar HN1 chromosome 3, ASM357369v1, whole genome shotgun sequence genome includes a region encoding these proteins:
- the LOC113355369 gene encoding uncharacterized protein LOC113355369 isoform X1, whose product MNLEDKETLNCCCTSPFFFLWHPQIHTVKSLVTVKGWNNKFGSRTSQFRRMATPTVVIDDHCTVVDREKRRFRCNYCGKEMSRRCRLQNHLAGIREKVLPCDEVPAEVRAQMKNEIVRRKKAVAYTSSNDHCTLVDEKKKRVKCNYCGKEVTTCYRLKNHLAGIRENVLPCDEVPEKVRARMRNEIMRRKKADANTSSNDPCKQNGSLHESSQPSSKKRKHCTTIESGLKEKDENTQSLIDPKQLNARDAGKIAKVAEDSSSRQIQRCIGRFFFENGIDFSAANSPYFQKMIRALIGCGSVVYKVPSCDDLKGWILQEELKASQEHVREIVDSWGTTGCSILLDGWTDGKGRDLINFVVDSPKGPIFMKSADVSDIVGDVDAMIALLIGVIEEVGVQNVVQIVSYTTLGSVDVAGKKLTEKYRTISWTVCASHCIGLILDKIAMLDPWRGVLGKAKDIIKFICSHEIVLKLTRKHTFGLDIVSSRRIGSLTPFLMLERIESQKMNLKNMFSSLEWKKSTLASTADGMQVVDLVSGESSFWTEAQMLLKGSIPLIRALHLISGGDSKPQMGYIYETMKQVKEQIKEEFKDNETKYQPFWTVIDAIWNNQLHKPIHSAAYILNPSLFYCVDFNDDAEIKDGLSHCIEQMVEDKRARYLTLLQLDDYMQTSGTFGDGNAIDQRMTISPEKWWSLYGVQCPELQNFAIRILSQTCTGALRYGLKRSLSEQLHMNGRNRVEQKRLNDLTFVHHNLRLQNAVSISKTDYRDIFLEETDHPVYEWVGGGDVKESVAE is encoded by the exons ATGAATTTAGAAGACAAAGAGACTCTGAACTGCTGCTGTACTtcccccttcttcttcctttggCATCCACAGATCCACACAGTTAAAAGCTTGGTTACTGTCAA GGGCTGGAATAATAAGTTTGGCAGCAGGACATCCCAGTTTAGGCGAATGGCGACGCCCACAGTGGTTATAGACGATCACTGTACAGTTGTTGATAGGGAAAAAAGGCGATTTAGGTGCAATTACTGTGGAAAGGAGATGTCTCGTCGTTGTCGTCTTCAGAACCACTTGGCAGGAATACGTGAAAAAGTACTACCTTGTGATGAAGTTCCAGCGGAAGTGAGGGCGCAAATGAAAAACGAGATAGTGAGAAGAAAGAAAGCAGTTGCGTACACTAGCTCTAATGACCACTGTACTCTTGTTGATGAGAAAAAAAAGCGAGTTAAGTGCAATTACTGTGGAAAGGAGGTAACTACTTGTTATCGTCTTAAGAACCACTTGGCTGGAATACGTGAAAATGTACTACCCTGTGATGAAGTTCCAGAGAAAGTGAGGGCGCGAATGAGAAACGagataatgagaagaaagaaagCAGATGCGAACACCAGCTCTAATGACCCCTGTAAGCAAAACGGCAGCCTTCATGAGTCCAGTCAACCCAGTTCAAAGAAAAGGAAGCACTGCACTACAATTGAGTCTGGATTGAAAGAGAAAGATGAGAATACACAGAGTTTGATCGACCCCAAACAGTTGAATGCACGCGACGCAGGGAAGATTGCAAAAGTAGCTGAAGATAGCTCATCCAGGCAGATCCAAAGGTGTATTGGTAGATTCTTTTTCGAAAATGGTATAGACTTTAGTGCTGCAAACTCGCCTTATTTCCAGAAAATGATACGTGCTCTTATTGGATGTGGATCCGTGGTGTATAAGGTGCCCAGTTGTGATGACCTCAAGGGGTGGATTCTGCAGGAAGAACTGAAAGCATCACAAGAGCATGTCCGAGAAATTGTGGATTCATGGGGAACCACTGGATGTAGCATATTGTTGGATGGGTGGACCGACGGGAAAGGGAGagatttgattaattttgtggtTGATAGCCCAAAGGGTCCCATATTTATGAAGTCTGCCGATGTGTCAGATATTGTAGGAGATGTGGATGCCATGATCGCATTATTAATTGGAGTTATTGAGGAGGTTGGAGTTCAGAATGTGGTTCAAATTGTCTCATATACTACTCTTGGTTCAGTTGACGTTGCGGGCAAAAAGTTAACGGAGAAATACAGGACTATATCCTGGACTGTTTGTGCATCTCACTGCATAGGCCTCATCTTGGATAAGATAGCAATGTTGGACCCTTGGAGAGGTGTGCTTGGCAAGGCAAAAGATATTATCAAGTTCATTTGCAGTCATGAGATAGTTTTGAAGCTTACGAGGAAACACACTTTTGGGCTGGATATAGTCAGTTCCAGGAGGATTGGATCGCTGACGCCATTTCTAATGTTGGAGAGAATTGAGTCTCAAAAGATGAATTTGAAGAACATGTTCAGTTCATTAGAATGGAAGAAGTCAACCTTAGCTTCAACAGCTGATGGAATGCAAGTGGTTGATTTAGTCTCTGGAGAGTCGTCTTTCTGGACTGAAGCCCAGATGCTTTTGAAGGGAAGTATTCCACTCATACGTGCTCTGCATCTAATTAGTGGAGGAGACAGTAAACCCCAGATGGGATACATATATGAAACAATGAAACAAGTAAAGGAGCAAATAAAAGAGGAGTTTAAAGACAATGAAACCAAATATCAGCCTTTCTGGACAGTTATTGATGCGATTTGGAATAACCAACTCCATAAACCTATCCATTCGGCTGCCTACATTTTAAATCCGAGTCTCTTTTACTGTGTGGATTTCAATGATGATGCTGAGATTAAGGACGGGCTTTCGCACTGCATTGAGCAAATGGTAGAGGATAAACGTGCTCGATATTTAACATTATTACAGTTGGATGACTATATGCAGACTAGTGGTACGTTTGGCGATGGGAATGCTATTGATCAAAGAATGACGATTTCTCCAG AGAAATGGTGGTCCTTGTATGGAGTTCAATGCCCTGAATTGCAAAATTTTGCTATAAGAATTTTAAGTCAGACGTGTACTGGTGCCTTAAGATATGGTCTGAAAAGGAGTCTGTCTGAGCAACTGCATATGAACGGAAGGAACCGCGTAGAGCAAAAACGGCTGAATGACCTCACATTTGTTCATCATAATCTTCGGTTGCAAAATGCTGTATCTATTTCAAAGACAGATTACAGAGATATATTTCTTGAAGAGACGGATCATCCAGTGTATGAATGGGTTGGTGGAGGGGATGTGAAGGAGTCAGTGGCTGAATAA
- the LOC113355369 gene encoding uncharacterized protein LOC113355369 isoform X2, whose amino-acid sequence MATPTVVIDDHCTVVDREKRRFRCNYCGKEMSRRCRLQNHLAGIREKVLPCDEVPAEVRAQMKNEIVRRKKAVAYTSSNDHCTLVDEKKKRVKCNYCGKEVTTCYRLKNHLAGIRENVLPCDEVPEKVRARMRNEIMRRKKADANTSSNDPCKQNGSLHESSQPSSKKRKHCTTIESGLKEKDENTQSLIDPKQLNARDAGKIAKVAEDSSSRQIQRCIGRFFFENGIDFSAANSPYFQKMIRALIGCGSVVYKVPSCDDLKGWILQEELKASQEHVREIVDSWGTTGCSILLDGWTDGKGRDLINFVVDSPKGPIFMKSADVSDIVGDVDAMIALLIGVIEEVGVQNVVQIVSYTTLGSVDVAGKKLTEKYRTISWTVCASHCIGLILDKIAMLDPWRGVLGKAKDIIKFICSHEIVLKLTRKHTFGLDIVSSRRIGSLTPFLMLERIESQKMNLKNMFSSLEWKKSTLASTADGMQVVDLVSGESSFWTEAQMLLKGSIPLIRALHLISGGDSKPQMGYIYETMKQVKEQIKEEFKDNETKYQPFWTVIDAIWNNQLHKPIHSAAYILNPSLFYCVDFNDDAEIKDGLSHCIEQMVEDKRARYLTLLQLDDYMQTSGTFGDGNAIDQRMTISPEKWWSLYGVQCPELQNFAIRILSQTCTGALRYGLKRSLSEQLHMNGRNRVEQKRLNDLTFVHHNLRLQNAVSISKTDYRDIFLEETDHPVYEWVGGGDVKESVAE is encoded by the exons ATGGCGACGCCCACAGTGGTTATAGACGATCACTGTACAGTTGTTGATAGGGAAAAAAGGCGATTTAGGTGCAATTACTGTGGAAAGGAGATGTCTCGTCGTTGTCGTCTTCAGAACCACTTGGCAGGAATACGTGAAAAAGTACTACCTTGTGATGAAGTTCCAGCGGAAGTGAGGGCGCAAATGAAAAACGAGATAGTGAGAAGAAAGAAAGCAGTTGCGTACACTAGCTCTAATGACCACTGTACTCTTGTTGATGAGAAAAAAAAGCGAGTTAAGTGCAATTACTGTGGAAAGGAGGTAACTACTTGTTATCGTCTTAAGAACCACTTGGCTGGAATACGTGAAAATGTACTACCCTGTGATGAAGTTCCAGAGAAAGTGAGGGCGCGAATGAGAAACGagataatgagaagaaagaaagCAGATGCGAACACCAGCTCTAATGACCCCTGTAAGCAAAACGGCAGCCTTCATGAGTCCAGTCAACCCAGTTCAAAGAAAAGGAAGCACTGCACTACAATTGAGTCTGGATTGAAAGAGAAAGATGAGAATACACAGAGTTTGATCGACCCCAAACAGTTGAATGCACGCGACGCAGGGAAGATTGCAAAAGTAGCTGAAGATAGCTCATCCAGGCAGATCCAAAGGTGTATTGGTAGATTCTTTTTCGAAAATGGTATAGACTTTAGTGCTGCAAACTCGCCTTATTTCCAGAAAATGATACGTGCTCTTATTGGATGTGGATCCGTGGTGTATAAGGTGCCCAGTTGTGATGACCTCAAGGGGTGGATTCTGCAGGAAGAACTGAAAGCATCACAAGAGCATGTCCGAGAAATTGTGGATTCATGGGGAACCACTGGATGTAGCATATTGTTGGATGGGTGGACCGACGGGAAAGGGAGagatttgattaattttgtggtTGATAGCCCAAAGGGTCCCATATTTATGAAGTCTGCCGATGTGTCAGATATTGTAGGAGATGTGGATGCCATGATCGCATTATTAATTGGAGTTATTGAGGAGGTTGGAGTTCAGAATGTGGTTCAAATTGTCTCATATACTACTCTTGGTTCAGTTGACGTTGCGGGCAAAAAGTTAACGGAGAAATACAGGACTATATCCTGGACTGTTTGTGCATCTCACTGCATAGGCCTCATCTTGGATAAGATAGCAATGTTGGACCCTTGGAGAGGTGTGCTTGGCAAGGCAAAAGATATTATCAAGTTCATTTGCAGTCATGAGATAGTTTTGAAGCTTACGAGGAAACACACTTTTGGGCTGGATATAGTCAGTTCCAGGAGGATTGGATCGCTGACGCCATTTCTAATGTTGGAGAGAATTGAGTCTCAAAAGATGAATTTGAAGAACATGTTCAGTTCATTAGAATGGAAGAAGTCAACCTTAGCTTCAACAGCTGATGGAATGCAAGTGGTTGATTTAGTCTCTGGAGAGTCGTCTTTCTGGACTGAAGCCCAGATGCTTTTGAAGGGAAGTATTCCACTCATACGTGCTCTGCATCTAATTAGTGGAGGAGACAGTAAACCCCAGATGGGATACATATATGAAACAATGAAACAAGTAAAGGAGCAAATAAAAGAGGAGTTTAAAGACAATGAAACCAAATATCAGCCTTTCTGGACAGTTATTGATGCGATTTGGAATAACCAACTCCATAAACCTATCCATTCGGCTGCCTACATTTTAAATCCGAGTCTCTTTTACTGTGTGGATTTCAATGATGATGCTGAGATTAAGGACGGGCTTTCGCACTGCATTGAGCAAATGGTAGAGGATAAACGTGCTCGATATTTAACATTATTACAGTTGGATGACTATATGCAGACTAGTGGTACGTTTGGCGATGGGAATGCTATTGATCAAAGAATGACGATTTCTCCAG AGAAATGGTGGTCCTTGTATGGAGTTCAATGCCCTGAATTGCAAAATTTTGCTATAAGAATTTTAAGTCAGACGTGTACTGGTGCCTTAAGATATGGTCTGAAAAGGAGTCTGTCTGAGCAACTGCATATGAACGGAAGGAACCGCGTAGAGCAAAAACGGCTGAATGACCTCACATTTGTTCATCATAATCTTCGGTTGCAAAATGCTGTATCTATTTCAAAGACAGATTACAGAGATATATTTCTTGAAGAGACGGATCATCCAGTGTATGAATGGGTTGGTGGAGGGGATGTGAAGGAGTCAGTGGCTGAATAA